The following coding sequences are from one Nodularia sp. LEGE 06071 window:
- a CDS encoding DICT sensory domain-containing protein, protein MSISSSVLSDLLQSIPYLRPQLYFKASLTALSHAMEDQVLAATLEQPLVIASFQRERYYRQEAHRYQRLAMRSNQIYVLSAPETDFANSSEYYEKVAFEPEDALSQEWHLVVVADNYATCLVCRESLGSIAKNQQLPEFSPSLDMDTARRFEGIWTSERGVSLKAADLLLDRISVYRPDLGDKIKQARQRFGIGETRNYSPTEQVTEFACDIDTDPFVQRLVTYLQASQYKLHKAYRSITAQARKERLVNSISTAIRRSLDPHEVLQIAAQELGQHLGASRCLIYRAQATDAQADIKHEFLIPGVLPVGGQIWQLDENPLFEEAIQNGEGVCVADTLSDPRVTKSKKLSAIAQKFAIRSWLIEPVFFQGRLLGIVELHYCCLPPHEWQPGELDLVKAIATQMGAALIQAEAYANLEDLNQQLEALDRTRSNLIAITGHELRTPLSTIQVCLESLASEPDMPLELQQVMLSTALSDSERMRKLVQDFLTLSNLESGRVQWHPESLTLQECVDLALSRLRTRTSSEKPPQVKTEIAENLPLVRADGDWLVEVIAKLIDNACKFTLPDGKITITATQNSNQMVEVTVADTGRGIEPNRLEIVFDRFYQEEGALRRTTGGTGLGLAISRQIVTGWGGEIWAESNGKDQGSQFHFTIPVAQVSHEEKRQGGREQGAGEKRQGGRVQGAGGKKL, encoded by the coding sequence ATGAGCATTTCGTCTTCCGTGCTGAGTGATCTGCTACAATCTATACCCTACCTGCGACCCCAGCTATATTTCAAGGCTTCACTAACAGCCCTTTCCCACGCGATGGAAGATCAGGTTCTGGCGGCAACTTTGGAGCAGCCCTTGGTAATTGCTAGCTTCCAAAGAGAGCGATACTATCGCCAAGAAGCTCATCGCTATCAGCGTTTGGCTATGCGGAGTAATCAAATATACGTCTTATCCGCACCAGAGACGGACTTTGCCAACAGTTCGGAATATTATGAGAAGGTAGCCTTTGAGCCAGAAGATGCCTTGAGTCAAGAATGGCATTTGGTGGTAGTTGCGGATAACTATGCTACTTGTTTGGTGTGCCGAGAAAGTCTGGGTTCTATTGCCAAAAACCAGCAGCTACCAGAATTTAGCCCTAGTCTAGATATGGACACGGCGCGGAGGTTTGAGGGAATCTGGACATCAGAACGGGGAGTTAGCCTCAAAGCAGCTGATTTGCTATTAGACAGAATTTCGGTTTACAGGCCAGACCTGGGAGACAAAATTAAACAGGCTCGCCAGAGGTTTGGCATCGGGGAAACCAGAAATTATTCCCCAACAGAACAAGTGACTGAATTTGCTTGTGACATTGACACTGACCCCTTTGTGCAGCGCTTGGTGACTTATCTGCAAGCTAGCCAGTACAAATTGCATAAAGCCTATCGTTCCATCACTGCCCAAGCCCGAAAAGAGCGTTTAGTCAACTCTATTAGTACAGCGATTCGGCGATCGCTTGACCCCCACGAAGTCCTACAAATAGCTGCACAAGAACTAGGACAACATTTAGGGGCTAGTCGCTGTTTAATTTACCGCGCTCAAGCTACAGATGCCCAGGCAGATATTAAACATGAGTTTTTGATTCCTGGTGTTTTACCTGTGGGTGGGCAAATTTGGCAGTTAGATGAAAATCCTTTATTTGAAGAAGCAATCCAAAACGGTGAGGGCGTTTGTGTCGCTGATACGCTGAGTGATCCTCGTGTGACCAAATCCAAGAAACTGTCCGCAATTGCCCAAAAATTTGCTATTCGTTCTTGGTTAATCGAACCAGTATTTTTTCAAGGACGATTGTTAGGCATTGTGGAATTGCATTATTGCTGTTTACCGCCCCACGAATGGCAACCAGGAGAACTAGATTTGGTAAAAGCGATCGCCACCCAAATGGGCGCAGCTTTAATCCAAGCAGAGGCTTACGCTAACCTAGAAGACCTCAACCAGCAGCTAGAAGCCCTAGACCGCACCCGCAGCAACTTAATCGCCATCACAGGTCACGAACTCCGCACGCCCCTATCCACAATTCAGGTGTGCTTGGAAAGCCTCGCTAGTGAACCCGATATGCCTTTAGAGTTGCAGCAGGTAATGTTGAGTACTGCACTTTCCGACTCAGAACGAATGCGGAAACTGGTGCAAGATTTCCTCACCCTTTCTAACCTTGAAAGCGGACGGGTACAATGGCATCCAGAATCTCTGACTTTACAAGAATGTGTGGATTTAGCTCTCAGCCGACTTCGCACCCGGACTTCAAGCGAGAAACCCCCCCAAGTCAAAACTGAAATTGCCGAAAATCTACCTTTGGTGAGAGCTGATGGTGATTGGCTGGTGGAGGTAATCGCCAAACTGATCGATAATGCTTGTAAATTTACACTGCCTGACGGCAAGATTACAATTACAGCCACCCAAAACAGCAATCAGATGGTGGAGGTGACCGTGGCTGACACTGGACGTGGTATTGAACCCAATCGCCTAGAAATCGTGTTTGACCGTTTCTATCAAGAAGAAGGAGCGCTGCGGCGTACCACTGGCGGGACTGGCTTGGGACTGGCAATTAGCCGCCAAATTGTCACTGGCTGGGGGGGAGAAATTTGGGCAGAATCAAATGGTAAAGACCAAGGTAGCCAGTTTCATTTCACGATTCCTGTTGCTCAAGTGAGTCACGAGGAGAAGAGGCAGGGGGGCAGGGAGCAGGGTGCAGGGGAGAAGAGGCAGGGGGGCAGGGTGCAGGGTGCAGGGGGGAAAAAATTGTAA
- a CDS encoding photosystem I reaction center subunit II PsaD has protein sequence MAETLSGQTPLFGGSTGGLLTKAKEEEKYAITWTSPKEQVFEMPTGGSATMLKGENLLYIARKEYGIALGGQLRKFKITDYKIYRILPSGETTCIHPADGVFPEKVNAGREQVRFVPRSIGENPSPAKLKFSGKATHDA, from the coding sequence ATGGCAGAAACACTTTCTGGACAAACTCCGCTATTTGGTGGTAGCACTGGCGGTTTGCTGACCAAAGCAAAAGAAGAAGAAAAGTACGCTATCACTTGGACAAGCCCCAAAGAACAAGTTTTTGAAATGCCTACAGGTGGTTCAGCCACTATGCTCAAAGGCGAAAACCTGCTATACATAGCTCGTAAAGAATATGGTATCGCATTGGGCGGTCAACTCCGGAAGTTCAAAATCACAGATTACAAAATTTACCGGATTTTACCCTCTGGAGAAACCACTTGCATTCACCCGGCTGATGGTGTCTTCCCAGAAAAAGTCAACGCAGGACGCGAACAAGTACGTTTTGTACCTCGCAGCATTGGGGAAAACCCCAGTCCCGCAAAACTTAAGTTCAGTGGTAAAGCTACCCACGATGCTTAA
- the trpE gene encoding anthranilate synthase component I — protein sequence MMFPDFSDFSQLALQGNFVPVYQEWIADLDTPVSAWYKVCAGQPYSFLLESVEGGEKIGRYSLLGCNPLWILSAKGDTTTQTHRDGSQVVFTGDPFTALAECLEPFKPVTLPQLPPGIGGLFGFWGYELIRWIEPRVPIHLPDERNIPDGLWMQVDHLLIFDQVKRKIWAIAYADLRDPEVNLQAAYEQACDRVTQMLCKLSLPVSPQKTILEWTPPGTQNVGGIEEYTSNFTRPEFCASVEKAKEYIKAGDIFQVVISQRLSTEYTGDPFALYRSLRQINPSPYMAFFNFQDWQIIGSSPEVMVKAERDADGGVLATVRPIAGTRPRGKTTKEDEAFAEDLLQDPKETAEHVMLVDLGRNDLGRVCESGSVKVDELMIVERYSHVMHIVSNVVGKLAPDKTAWDLLKACFPAGTVSGAPKIRAMEIINELEPSRRGVYSGVYGYYDFEGQLNSAIAIRTMVLQNNTVTVQAGAGLVADSEPEKEYEETLNKARGLLIAIRCLQ from the coding sequence ATGATGTTTCCCGATTTTTCTGATTTTTCTCAGCTCGCTTTACAAGGTAATTTTGTTCCGGTGTATCAGGAATGGATAGCAGACCTCGATACGCCTGTCTCAGCTTGGTATAAAGTTTGTGCTGGTCAGCCTTATAGTTTTTTGCTGGAATCGGTGGAAGGTGGGGAAAAAATCGGACGTTATAGTTTACTCGGTTGCAATCCGCTATGGATTTTATCAGCCAAGGGTGACACTACAACTCAGACACATCGAGACGGTTCGCAAGTTGTGTTTACAGGTGACCCCTTTACAGCTTTAGCTGAATGTTTGGAACCTTTTAAACCGGTGACTTTACCCCAGCTACCGCCAGGAATTGGGGGATTGTTTGGATTTTGGGGCTATGAATTGATTCGGTGGATTGAGCCACGTGTGCCAATTCATCTACCAGATGAGCGTAATATTCCTGATGGATTATGGATGCAGGTAGACCACCTGTTGATTTTTGACCAGGTGAAGCGGAAAATTTGGGCGATCGCCTACGCAGATTTACGTGACCCAGAAGTGAATTTGCAAGCAGCTTATGAACAAGCGTGCGATCGCGTCACACAGATGCTGTGTAAGTTATCTTTACCAGTGTCACCGCAAAAAACTATTTTAGAATGGACTCCCCCAGGAACGCAGAATGTAGGGGGAATAGAGGAATATACCAGCAACTTCACCCGCCCAGAATTTTGCGCCAGTGTGGAAAAGGCGAAAGAATATATTAAAGCTGGTGATATTTTCCAAGTAGTAATTTCTCAGCGTTTATCCACAGAATATACAGGCGACCCCTTCGCCCTTTATCGTTCCCTGCGCCAGATAAATCCTTCGCCTTACATGGCTTTCTTTAACTTCCAAGATTGGCAAATTATCGGTTCCAGTCCAGAGGTGATGGTCAAAGCCGAACGCGATGCAGATGGTGGGGTATTAGCCACAGTCCGCCCCATTGCGGGGACACGTCCACGGGGTAAAACTACCAAGGAGGATGAAGCCTTTGCAGAGGATTTACTCCAAGACCCCAAGGAAACTGCGGAACACGTCATGTTAGTTGATTTAGGGCGGAATGATTTGGGGCGGGTTTGTGAAAGTGGTAGTGTCAAAGTTGACGAATTAATGATCGTTGAGCGTTATTCCCATGTCATGCACATTGTCAGTAATGTGGTGGGTAAGTTAGCACCAGATAAGACTGCTTGGGATTTACTCAAGGCTTGTTTCCCTGCGGGGACTGTGAGTGGTGCGCCTAAAATTCGGGCGATGGAAATTATCAATGAGTTAGAACCGAGTCGCCGGGGTGTTTATTCTGGTGTCTATGGTTATTATGATTTTGAAGGACAATTGAATAGTGCGATCGCAATTCGCACAATGGTATTGCAGAATAATACTGTAACTGTCCAAGCTGGTGCAGGTTTGGTGGCTGATTCTGAACCAGAGAAGGAATATGAGGAGACTTTGAATAAGGCGCGAGGGTTGTTGATAGCAATTCGTTGTTTACAGTGA
- a CDS encoding Imm42 family immunity protein, which translates to MLFGVKQELALECLLDQIESDPQDYLLGNIVLWAGGFVIGDFSQTVILDLPYSNFKISLTECGKRQDSNLMKMTPGEVWEFLNSAIYGDNSDDNMASYSHLAKREQKYRKFCICPGFSEAFDGEIAFLIEGEEEERFIWKELVSQTIKEVRLKPQTYKYIIESFTAWYSHLIVTIKSSRPVSN; encoded by the coding sequence ATGTTATTCGGAGTTAAACAAGAATTGGCTTTAGAGTGCTTGTTAGATCAAATAGAAAGCGATCCACAAGATTACTTATTGGGAAATATTGTTCTTTGGGCTGGAGGATTTGTGATCGGAGATTTTTCACAGACAGTAATCCTAGATTTGCCTTACAGTAATTTTAAGATATCTTTAACAGAATGCGGAAAAAGGCAAGATTCAAATTTGATGAAAATGACTCCCGGAGAAGTTTGGGAATTTCTTAATTCTGCAATTTACGGTGATAACTCCGATGATAATATGGCATCTTATTCGCATTTAGCAAAACGGGAGCAAAAATATAGAAAATTCTGTATATGTCCTGGTTTCTCTGAAGCATTTGATGGAGAAATAGCATTCCTTATTGAAGGAGAAGAAGAAGAAAGATTTATTTGGAAAGAGTTAGTTTCTCAAACTATTAAGGAAGTCAGATTAAAACCTCAAACATACAAATATATAATTGAATCTTTCACTGCTTGGTATTCTCATCTAATTGTCACTATTAAGTCATCTCGACCAGTTTCCAATTAG
- the purQ gene encoding phosphoribosylformylglycinamidine synthase subunit PurQ, which yields MKFGVLVFPGSNCDRDVAYVTRDLLGQPTRMVWHQETDIADVDVVIVPGGFSYGDYLRCGAIAQFSPVMQQVINHAKQGKFVLGICNGFQVLTEAGLLPGALTRNRDLHFICDRVPLQVERTDTNWTQSYTTGETITLPIAHGEGRFYADPATLSAIEDHGQVVFRYAGENPNGSLNNIAGICNRQGNVLGMMPHPERASDAALGCSDGLRLFQGLLEKIAALA from the coding sequence ATGAAATTTGGGGTTTTGGTTTTTCCGGGTTCTAATTGCGATCGCGATGTGGCTTATGTGACCAGAGACTTGCTGGGTCAACCGACTCGCATGGTTTGGCATCAAGAAACAGACATCGCTGATGTGGATGTGGTAATTGTACCTGGTGGTTTTAGTTACGGGGATTATCTGCGCTGTGGTGCGATCGCTCAGTTCTCGCCTGTGATGCAGCAGGTGATTAACCATGCTAAACAAGGTAAGTTTGTTCTTGGTATTTGCAATGGTTTTCAGGTATTAACTGAAGCAGGGTTGTTACCAGGGGCATTAACGAGGAATCGGGATTTGCATTTTATATGCGATCGCGTCCCCTTGCAAGTTGAGCGTACCGACACCAATTGGACGCAATCCTATACAACAGGTGAAACTATCACTTTACCCATTGCCCACGGTGAAGGGCGATTTTATGCTGATCCAGCAACTTTATCAGCCATTGAAGATCATGGGCAAGTCGTCTTCCGCTATGCAGGAGAAAATCCCAACGGTTCACTCAACAACATCGCCGGCATTTGCAATCGACAAGGCAACGTTTTAGGCATGATGCCGCACCCAGAAAGGGCATCAGATGCCGCGCTGGGGTGTAGTGACGGGTTGAGATTATTTCAAGGGTTGTTAGAGAAAATAGCAGCCTTGGCGTAA
- the purS gene encoding phosphoribosylformylglycinamidine synthase subunit PurS, translating to MQRKYIAKIFVTLRPSVLDPAGVAVQSGLQQLGYNNVEQVRIGKYIELTITSTEEIKARQDLERICDQMLANPVIENYRFDLIEVETQTGVI from the coding sequence GTGCAAAGGAAGTATATAGCTAAAATTTTCGTGACGCTTCGTCCTTCAGTTCTAGACCCTGCTGGTGTGGCTGTACAATCCGGTCTCCAGCAGCTGGGATACAACAATGTTGAACAGGTGCGGATTGGTAAGTACATTGAACTAACCATCACTTCGACTGAAGAGATTAAAGCGCGTCAAGACCTTGAACGTATCTGTGACCAAATGCTAGCAAATCCGGTGATTGAAAATTATCGCTTTGATTTGATAGAGGTGGAAACACAAACGGGAGTCATTTAA
- a CDS encoding Fur family transcriptional regulator, with amino-acid sequence MRAIHTRSQERILSLLKTIQQGISAQDIYVELRNRNQSMGLATVYRSLEALKLEGMVQVRTLANGEALYNLAQQDKHHLTCLQCGVSIPINQCPVHNLEGELESSHKFKIFYHTLEFFGLCSQCQINQTAGVGVH; translated from the coding sequence ATGAGAGCCATACACACCCGCAGTCAAGAGCGGATTTTGAGCCTACTGAAAACCATCCAACAAGGTATTTCTGCCCAAGATATTTACGTAGAATTACGGAATCGAAATCAGAGCATGGGTTTAGCAACGGTTTACCGCTCCCTAGAGGCCTTAAAACTAGAAGGTATGGTGCAGGTCAGGACTTTGGCTAACGGTGAAGCCCTCTATAACCTAGCCCAACAAGACAAACACCACCTCACTTGCCTCCAGTGTGGCGTTTCAATTCCGATTAATCAATGTCCCGTTCATAACCTAGAAGGCGAGTTGGAATCCAGCCACAAGTTTAAAATTTTTTACCACACACTGGAATTTTTTGGTTTGTGTAGTCAATGCCAAATCAATCAAACTGCTGGTGTAGGTGTACATTAA
- a CDS encoding SPFH domain-containing protein codes for MEQFILLIFLALGGSAVAGSVKVVNQGNEVLVERLGSYNQKLGPGLNFVIPFLDKIVYQQTIREKVLDIPPQKCITRDNVGIEVDAVVYWQIVDMAKAWYKVENLHAAMTNLVLTQIRSEMGQLELDKTFTARSQINEMLLRELDIATDPWGVKITRVELRDIVPSQTVRESMELQMAAERRRRAAILTSEGERESAVNSARGKAEAQILDAEARQKSTILHAEAQQKSIVLQAQAERQQQVLKAQATSEALQIITKTLNAEPGAQEALQFLLAQNYLEMGTKIGSSDSSKVMFMDPRSIPATLEGMRSIVSDGSANPLFGGEASGGNQKRSS; via the coding sequence ATGGAGCAATTTATATTACTCATCTTCTTGGCGCTTGGTGGTTCTGCGGTTGCAGGATCTGTGAAAGTTGTCAATCAAGGTAATGAAGTCTTAGTAGAAAGATTGGGTAGCTATAACCAAAAGCTGGGGCCAGGGCTGAATTTTGTCATCCCTTTTTTAGATAAAATCGTCTACCAACAAACCATTCGCGAAAAGGTCTTAGATATTCCTCCCCAAAAATGTATTACTCGCGACAACGTGGGTATTGAAGTTGATGCGGTGGTTTACTGGCAGATTGTAGATATGGCAAAAGCTTGGTATAAGGTAGAAAATCTGCACGCAGCCATGACGAACTTGGTGCTAACTCAAATTCGCTCGGAAATGGGACAACTGGAGTTAGATAAAACCTTTACCGCCCGTTCTCAAATCAATGAAATGTTATTGCGTGAGTTAGATATTGCGACTGATCCTTGGGGCGTAAAAATCACGCGGGTGGAATTGCGAGATATTGTGCCATCCCAGACGGTGCGAGAATCAATGGAGTTGCAAATGGCGGCAGAACGGCGCAGACGGGCGGCAATTCTCACTTCCGAGGGTGAACGGGAATCTGCTGTTAATAGCGCTAGGGGTAAGGCTGAGGCGCAAATTTTGGACGCTGAAGCTCGGCAAAAATCCACGATTCTCCATGCTGAAGCGCAACAAAAATCTATTGTATTGCAAGCTCAAGCTGAACGTCAGCAACAGGTTCTGAAGGCACAAGCAACATCAGAAGCACTGCAAATCATTACCAAAACTCTGAATGCTGAACCAGGCGCACAAGAAGCATTACAGTTTTTACTTGCCCAAAATTATTTGGAAATGGGTACGAAGATTGGCAGTAGTGACAGCAGTAAGGTGATGTTTATGGACCCCCGCAGTATTCCTGCTACTTTAGAAGGGATGCGTTCTATTGTTTCTGATGGTTCTGCTAACCCTTTGTTTGGCGGTGAGGCATCAGGGGGAAATCAGAAACGTTCAAGCTAA
- a CDS encoding NfeD family protein yields the protein MPSYTLIWLLAGSVLCLIELFLPSAFVEFMMGISALIVALLSVVGLGNLWLQVAVWLLLSTALILLSRKFLQPRRRKSKMQDTVLAETLTEIPAGQSGRVLYEGNSWRAQCDDEQLSVAPNQRVYVVRREGTTLIVMPDYLLR from the coding sequence ATGCCAAGTTATACCTTAATATGGCTACTGGCAGGATCTGTTCTGTGCTTAATAGAACTGTTCTTACCATCGGCTTTTGTCGAATTCATGATGGGAATTAGTGCCTTGATCGTGGCGCTACTGTCTGTAGTGGGTTTGGGGAATTTATGGCTGCAAGTTGCGGTTTGGTTACTGCTTTCCACAGCTTTGATTTTGCTTTCTCGGAAGTTTTTGCAACCGCGCCGGCGCAAGTCGAAAATGCAGGATACAGTTTTAGCCGAAACCTTAACAGAAATCCCGGCTGGGCAATCCGGGCGGGTACTATACGAGGGCAATTCTTGGCGCGCACAATGTGACGACGAACAACTCAGCGTAGCACCCAATCAAAGAGTTTATGTAGTCAGAAGAGAAGGCACTACCTTGATTGTGATGCCAGATTATCTCTTGCGTTGA